The Pan troglodytes isolate AG18354 chromosome 8, NHGRI_mPanTro3-v2.0_pri, whole genome shotgun sequence genome window below encodes:
- the ZNF33B gene encoding zinc finger protein 33B isoform X2, with protein MPHPLATSAFLRFRLSFCLSHVLRGRRSRDFRGLRALMANATRRESEVDQKFQGSVSFKDVTVGFTQEEWQHLDPSQRALYRDVMLENYSNLVSVGYCAHKPEVIFRLEQGEEPWRLEEEFPSQSFPVWTADHLKERSQENQSKHLWEVVFINNEMLTKEQGNVIGIPFNMDISSFPSRKMFCQYDSCGMSFNTVSELVISKINYLGKKSDEFNACGKLLLNIKHDETHTREKNEVLKNRNTLSHRENTLQHEKIQTLEHNFEYSICQETLLEKAVFNTRKRENAEENNCDYNEFGRTFCDSSSLLFHQIPPSKDSHCEFSDCEKFLCVKSTLSKHDGVPVKHYDCGESGNNFRRKLCLSQLQRDDKGEKHFECNECGKAFWEKSHLTRHQRVHTGEKRFQCNQCGKTFWEKSNLTKHQRSHTGEKPFECNECGKAFSHKSALTLHQRTHTGEKPYQCNACGKTFYQKSDLTKHQRTHTGQKPYECYECGKSFCMNSHLTVHQRTHTGEKPFECLECGKSFCQKSHLTQHQRTHIGDKPYECNACGKTFYHKSVLTRHQIIHTGLKPYECYECGKTFCLKSDLTVHQRTHTGEKPFACPECGKFFSHKSTLSQHYRTHTGEKPYECHECGKIFYNKSYLTKHNRTHTGEKPYECNECGKTFCQKSQLTQHQRIHIGEKPYECNECGKAFCHKSALIVHQRTHTQEKPYKCNECGKSFCVKSGLILHERKHTGEKPYECNECGKSFSHKSSLTVHHRAHTGEKSCQCNECGKIFYRKSDLAKHQRSHTGEKPYECNTCRKTFSQKSNLIVHQRTHIGEKPYE; from the exons GTAGATCAGAAGTTCCAGGGGTCAGTATCATTTAAAGATGTGACTGTGGGCTTCACCCAGGAGGAGTGGCAGCACCTGGACCCTAGTCAGAGGGCTCTGTATAGAGATGTGATGCTGGAGAACTACAGCAACCTTGTCTCAGTGG GGTATTGTGCTCACAAACCAGAGGTGATCTTCAGGCTGGAACAAGGAGAAGAACCATGGAGACTGGAGGAAGAATTCCCAAGCCAGAGCTTTCCAG TCTGGACAGCTGATCACCTGAAAGAGAGGAGCCAAGAAAATCAATCTAAACATTTGTGGGAAGTTGTATTCATCAATAATGAAATGCTGACTAAGGAACAAGGTAATGTAATAGGAATACCATTTAACATGGACATAAGTTCTTTTCCTTCCAGAAAAATGTTCTGTCAGTATGACTCATGTGGAATGAGTTTCAACACTGTTTCAGAATTGGTTATCAGTAAGATAAACTATTTAGGAAAAAAGTCTGACGAATTTAATGCGTGTGGGAAATTGTTACTCAATATTAAGCATGATGAAACTCATACTCGAGAGAAAAATGAAGTtttgaaaaataggaacactctgAGTCATCGTGAGAACACTTTGCAGCATGAGAAGATTCAAACTTTAGAGCACAATTTTGAATACAGTATATGTCAGGAAACCCTCCTTGAAAAGGCAGTATTCAATACACGGAAGAGAGAGAATGCAGAAGAGAATAACTGTGACTATAATGAATTTGGGAGAACTTTCTGTGATAGTTCATCCCTCTTGTTCCATCAGATACCTCCATCAAAGGACAGTCACTGTGAATTTAGTGATTGTGAGAAGTTCTTATGTGTGAAGTCCACCCTTTCTAAACATGATGGGGTACCTGTGAAACACTATGATTGTGGTGAAAGTGGGAATAATTTCAGGAGGAAATTGTGTCTGTCACAGCTTCAGAGAGATGATAAAGGAGAGAAACACtttgaatgtaatgaatgtgggaaagctttcTGGGAGAAGTCACATCTCACTCGACATCAGAGGGTGCACACAGGAGAGAAACGCTTTCAATGTAATCAATGTGGAAAAACTTTCTGGGAGAAGTCAAACCTCACTAAACATCAGAGATCACACACAGGGGAGAAACCTTTTGAatgcaatgaatgtgggaaagcctttagccATAAGTCAGCCCTCACATTACACCAGAGAACACATACAGGGGAGAAACCCTATCAATGTAATGCATGTGGGAAAACTTTTTACCAGAAATCTGACCTCACTAAACATCAGAGAACACACACAGGGCAGAAACCCTATGAGTGTTATGAATGTGGAAAATCCTTCTGTATGAATTCACACCTTACAGTACACCAGAGAACTCACACAGGTGAGAAACCTTTTGAATGTCTTGAGTGTGGGAAATCCTTTTGtcaaaagtcacatcttacacagCATCAGAGAACTCACATAGGAGATAAACCTTATGAATGTAATGCATGTGGGAAAACTTTCTACCACAAGTCAGTACTCACCAGGCATCAGATAATTCATACAGGGTTGAAACCTTATGAATGTTATGAATGTGGGAAAACCTTCTGCTTGAAGTCAGACCTCACAGTACATCAGAGAACGCACACAGGGGAGAAACCCTTTGCATGTCCTGAATGTGGGAAATTCTTTAGCCATAAGTCAACCCTCTCTCAACATTATAGAACACACACAggggagaaaccctatgaatgtcaTGAATGTGGAAAAATCTTTTACAATAAATCATACCTAACGAAACATAATAGAACACATACAggggagaaaccctatgaatgtaatgaatgtggaaaaaccTTCTGCCAGAAGTCACAACTCACTCAGCATCAGAGAATTCACATAggggagaaaccctatgaatgtaatgaGTGTGGAAAAGCTTTCTGCCATAAGTCAGCTCTAATTGTACATCAGAGAACCCATACACAAGAAAAGCCTTATAAATGTAACGAATGTGGAAAATCTTTCTGTGTGAAGTCAGGACTTATTTTACATGAGAGAAAGCACACGggggagaaaccctatgaatgcaatgaatgtgggaaaTCCTTTAGTCACAAATCATCACTCACAGTACATCACAGGGCTCACACAGGAGAGAAATCTTGTCagtgtaatgaatgtggaaaaatCTTTTACCGTAAATCAGACCTTGCTAAACATCAGAGATCACATACAGGGGAAAAGCCCTATGAATGTAACACATGCAGGAAAACTTTCTCTCAAAAGTCAAATCTCATTGTACATCAGAGAACACACATAGGAGAAAAACCTTATGAATGA
- the ZNF33B gene encoding zinc finger protein 33B isoform X1, which translates to MPHPLATSAFLRFRLSFCLSHVLRGRRSRDFRGLRALMANATRRESEVDQKFQGSVSFKDVTVGFTQEEWQHLDPSQRALYRDVMLENYSNLVSVGYCAHKPEVIFRLEQGEEPWRLEEEFPSQSFPEVWTADHLKERSQENQSKHLWEVVFINNEMLTKEQGNVIGIPFNMDISSFPSRKMFCQYDSCGMSFNTVSELVISKINYLGKKSDEFNACGKLLLNIKHDETHTREKNEVLKNRNTLSHRENTLQHEKIQTLEHNFEYSICQETLLEKAVFNTRKRENAEENNCDYNEFGRTFCDSSSLLFHQIPPSKDSHCEFSDCEKFLCVKSTLSKHDGVPVKHYDCGESGNNFRRKLCLSQLQRDDKGEKHFECNECGKAFWEKSHLTRHQRVHTGEKRFQCNQCGKTFWEKSNLTKHQRSHTGEKPFECNECGKAFSHKSALTLHQRTHTGEKPYQCNACGKTFYQKSDLTKHQRTHTGQKPYECYECGKSFCMNSHLTVHQRTHTGEKPFECLECGKSFCQKSHLTQHQRTHIGDKPYECNACGKTFYHKSVLTRHQIIHTGLKPYECYECGKTFCLKSDLTVHQRTHTGEKPFACPECGKFFSHKSTLSQHYRTHTGEKPYECHECGKIFYNKSYLTKHNRTHTGEKPYECNECGKTFCQKSQLTQHQRIHIGEKPYECNECGKAFCHKSALIVHQRTHTQEKPYKCNECGKSFCVKSGLILHERKHTGEKPYECNECGKSFSHKSSLTVHHRAHTGEKSCQCNECGKIFYRKSDLAKHQRSHTGEKPYECNTCRKTFSQKSNLIVHQRTHIGEKPYE; encoded by the exons GTAGATCAGAAGTTCCAGGGGTCAGTATCATTTAAAGATGTGACTGTGGGCTTCACCCAGGAGGAGTGGCAGCACCTGGACCCTAGTCAGAGGGCTCTGTATAGAGATGTGATGCTGGAGAACTACAGCAACCTTGTCTCAGTGG GGTATTGTGCTCACAAACCAGAGGTGATCTTCAGGCTGGAACAAGGAGAAGAACCATGGAGACTGGAGGAAGAATTCCCAAGCCAGAGCTTTCCAG aagTCTGGACAGCTGATCACCTGAAAGAGAGGAGCCAAGAAAATCAATCTAAACATTTGTGGGAAGTTGTATTCATCAATAATGAAATGCTGACTAAGGAACAAGGTAATGTAATAGGAATACCATTTAACATGGACATAAGTTCTTTTCCTTCCAGAAAAATGTTCTGTCAGTATGACTCATGTGGAATGAGTTTCAACACTGTTTCAGAATTGGTTATCAGTAAGATAAACTATTTAGGAAAAAAGTCTGACGAATTTAATGCGTGTGGGAAATTGTTACTCAATATTAAGCATGATGAAACTCATACTCGAGAGAAAAATGAAGTtttgaaaaataggaacactctgAGTCATCGTGAGAACACTTTGCAGCATGAGAAGATTCAAACTTTAGAGCACAATTTTGAATACAGTATATGTCAGGAAACCCTCCTTGAAAAGGCAGTATTCAATACACGGAAGAGAGAGAATGCAGAAGAGAATAACTGTGACTATAATGAATTTGGGAGAACTTTCTGTGATAGTTCATCCCTCTTGTTCCATCAGATACCTCCATCAAAGGACAGTCACTGTGAATTTAGTGATTGTGAGAAGTTCTTATGTGTGAAGTCCACCCTTTCTAAACATGATGGGGTACCTGTGAAACACTATGATTGTGGTGAAAGTGGGAATAATTTCAGGAGGAAATTGTGTCTGTCACAGCTTCAGAGAGATGATAAAGGAGAGAAACACtttgaatgtaatgaatgtgggaaagctttcTGGGAGAAGTCACATCTCACTCGACATCAGAGGGTGCACACAGGAGAGAAACGCTTTCAATGTAATCAATGTGGAAAAACTTTCTGGGAGAAGTCAAACCTCACTAAACATCAGAGATCACACACAGGGGAGAAACCTTTTGAatgcaatgaatgtgggaaagcctttagccATAAGTCAGCCCTCACATTACACCAGAGAACACATACAGGGGAGAAACCCTATCAATGTAATGCATGTGGGAAAACTTTTTACCAGAAATCTGACCTCACTAAACATCAGAGAACACACACAGGGCAGAAACCCTATGAGTGTTATGAATGTGGAAAATCCTTCTGTATGAATTCACACCTTACAGTACACCAGAGAACTCACACAGGTGAGAAACCTTTTGAATGTCTTGAGTGTGGGAAATCCTTTTGtcaaaagtcacatcttacacagCATCAGAGAACTCACATAGGAGATAAACCTTATGAATGTAATGCATGTGGGAAAACTTTCTACCACAAGTCAGTACTCACCAGGCATCAGATAATTCATACAGGGTTGAAACCTTATGAATGTTATGAATGTGGGAAAACCTTCTGCTTGAAGTCAGACCTCACAGTACATCAGAGAACGCACACAGGGGAGAAACCCTTTGCATGTCCTGAATGTGGGAAATTCTTTAGCCATAAGTCAACCCTCTCTCAACATTATAGAACACACACAggggagaaaccctatgaatgtcaTGAATGTGGAAAAATCTTTTACAATAAATCATACCTAACGAAACATAATAGAACACATACAggggagaaaccctatgaatgtaatgaatgtggaaaaaccTTCTGCCAGAAGTCACAACTCACTCAGCATCAGAGAATTCACATAggggagaaaccctatgaatgtaatgaGTGTGGAAAAGCTTTCTGCCATAAGTCAGCTCTAATTGTACATCAGAGAACCCATACACAAGAAAAGCCTTATAAATGTAACGAATGTGGAAAATCTTTCTGTGTGAAGTCAGGACTTATTTTACATGAGAGAAAGCACACGggggagaaaccctatgaatgcaatgaatgtgggaaaTCCTTTAGTCACAAATCATCACTCACAGTACATCACAGGGCTCACACAGGAGAGAAATCTTGTCagtgtaatgaatgtggaaaaatCTTTTACCGTAAATCAGACCTTGCTAAACATCAGAGATCACATACAGGGGAAAAGCCCTATGAATGTAACACATGCAGGAAAACTTTCTCTCAAAAGTCAAATCTCATTGTACATCAGAGAACACACATAGGAGAAAAACCTTATGAATGA
- the ZNF33B gene encoding zinc finger protein 33B isoform X5 codes for MQPEERVSCIFRVVSVFPRTEQNEQGYCAHKPEVIFRLEQGEEPWRLEEEFPSQSFPEVWTADHLKERSQENQSKHLWEVVFINNEMLTKEQGNVIGIPFNMDISSFPSRKMFCQYDSCGMSFNTVSELVISKINYLGKKSDEFNACGKLLLNIKHDETHTREKNEVLKNRNTLSHRENTLQHEKIQTLEHNFEYSICQETLLEKAVFNTRKRENAEENNCDYNEFGRTFCDSSSLLFHQIPPSKDSHCEFSDCEKFLCVKSTLSKHDGVPVKHYDCGESGNNFRRKLCLSQLQRDDKGEKHFECNECGKAFWEKSHLTRHQRVHTGEKRFQCNQCGKTFWEKSNLTKHQRSHTGEKPFECNECGKAFSHKSALTLHQRTHTGEKPYQCNACGKTFYQKSDLTKHQRTHTGQKPYECYECGKSFCMNSHLTVHQRTHTGEKPFECLECGKSFCQKSHLTQHQRTHIGDKPYECNACGKTFYHKSVLTRHQIIHTGLKPYECYECGKTFCLKSDLTVHQRTHTGEKPFACPECGKFFSHKSTLSQHYRTHTGEKPYECHECGKIFYNKSYLTKHNRTHTGEKPYECNECGKTFCQKSQLTQHQRIHIGEKPYECNECGKAFCHKSALIVHQRTHTQEKPYKCNECGKSFCVKSGLILHERKHTGEKPYECNECGKSFSHKSSLTVHHRAHTGEKSCQCNECGKIFYRKSDLAKHQRSHTGEKPYECNTCRKTFSQKSNLIVHQRTHIGEKPYE; via the exons GGTATTGTGCTCACAAACCAGAGGTGATCTTCAGGCTGGAACAAGGAGAAGAACCATGGAGACTGGAGGAAGAATTCCCAAGCCAGAGCTTTCCAG aagTCTGGACAGCTGATCACCTGAAAGAGAGGAGCCAAGAAAATCAATCTAAACATTTGTGGGAAGTTGTATTCATCAATAATGAAATGCTGACTAAGGAACAAGGTAATGTAATAGGAATACCATTTAACATGGACATAAGTTCTTTTCCTTCCAGAAAAATGTTCTGTCAGTATGACTCATGTGGAATGAGTTTCAACACTGTTTCAGAATTGGTTATCAGTAAGATAAACTATTTAGGAAAAAAGTCTGACGAATTTAATGCGTGTGGGAAATTGTTACTCAATATTAAGCATGATGAAACTCATACTCGAGAGAAAAATGAAGTtttgaaaaataggaacactctgAGTCATCGTGAGAACACTTTGCAGCATGAGAAGATTCAAACTTTAGAGCACAATTTTGAATACAGTATATGTCAGGAAACCCTCCTTGAAAAGGCAGTATTCAATACACGGAAGAGAGAGAATGCAGAAGAGAATAACTGTGACTATAATGAATTTGGGAGAACTTTCTGTGATAGTTCATCCCTCTTGTTCCATCAGATACCTCCATCAAAGGACAGTCACTGTGAATTTAGTGATTGTGAGAAGTTCTTATGTGTGAAGTCCACCCTTTCTAAACATGATGGGGTACCTGTGAAACACTATGATTGTGGTGAAAGTGGGAATAATTTCAGGAGGAAATTGTGTCTGTCACAGCTTCAGAGAGATGATAAAGGAGAGAAACACtttgaatgtaatgaatgtgggaaagctttcTGGGAGAAGTCACATCTCACTCGACATCAGAGGGTGCACACAGGAGAGAAACGCTTTCAATGTAATCAATGTGGAAAAACTTTCTGGGAGAAGTCAAACCTCACTAAACATCAGAGATCACACACAGGGGAGAAACCTTTTGAatgcaatgaatgtgggaaagcctttagccATAAGTCAGCCCTCACATTACACCAGAGAACACATACAGGGGAGAAACCCTATCAATGTAATGCATGTGGGAAAACTTTTTACCAGAAATCTGACCTCACTAAACATCAGAGAACACACACAGGGCAGAAACCCTATGAGTGTTATGAATGTGGAAAATCCTTCTGTATGAATTCACACCTTACAGTACACCAGAGAACTCACACAGGTGAGAAACCTTTTGAATGTCTTGAGTGTGGGAAATCCTTTTGtcaaaagtcacatcttacacagCATCAGAGAACTCACATAGGAGATAAACCTTATGAATGTAATGCATGTGGGAAAACTTTCTACCACAAGTCAGTACTCACCAGGCATCAGATAATTCATACAGGGTTGAAACCTTATGAATGTTATGAATGTGGGAAAACCTTCTGCTTGAAGTCAGACCTCACAGTACATCAGAGAACGCACACAGGGGAGAAACCCTTTGCATGTCCTGAATGTGGGAAATTCTTTAGCCATAAGTCAACCCTCTCTCAACATTATAGAACACACACAggggagaaaccctatgaatgtcaTGAATGTGGAAAAATCTTTTACAATAAATCATACCTAACGAAACATAATAGAACACATACAggggagaaaccctatgaatgtaatgaatgtggaaaaaccTTCTGCCAGAAGTCACAACTCACTCAGCATCAGAGAATTCACATAggggagaaaccctatgaatgtaatgaGTGTGGAAAAGCTTTCTGCCATAAGTCAGCTCTAATTGTACATCAGAGAACCCATACACAAGAAAAGCCTTATAAATGTAACGAATGTGGAAAATCTTTCTGTGTGAAGTCAGGACTTATTTTACATGAGAGAAAGCACACGggggagaaaccctatgaatgcaatgaatgtgggaaaTCCTTTAGTCACAAATCATCACTCACAGTACATCACAGGGCTCACACAGGAGAGAAATCTTGTCagtgtaatgaatgtggaaaaatCTTTTACCGTAAATCAGACCTTGCTAAACATCAGAGATCACATACAGGGGAAAAGCCCTATGAATGTAACACATGCAGGAAAACTTTCTCTCAAAAGTCAAATCTCATTGTACATCAGAGAACACACATAGGAGAAAAACCTTATGAATGA
- the ZNF33B gene encoding zinc finger protein 33B isoform X3 yields MNKVDQKFQGSVSFKDVTVGFTQEEWQHLDPSQRALYRDVMLENYSNLVSVGYCAHKPEVIFRLEQGEEPWRLEEEFPSQSFPEVWTADHLKERSQENQSKHLWEVVFINNEMLTKEQGNVIGIPFNMDISSFPSRKMFCQYDSCGMSFNTVSELVISKINYLGKKSDEFNACGKLLLNIKHDETHTREKNEVLKNRNTLSHRENTLQHEKIQTLEHNFEYSICQETLLEKAVFNTRKRENAEENNCDYNEFGRTFCDSSSLLFHQIPPSKDSHCEFSDCEKFLCVKSTLSKHDGVPVKHYDCGESGNNFRRKLCLSQLQRDDKGEKHFECNECGKAFWEKSHLTRHQRVHTGEKRFQCNQCGKTFWEKSNLTKHQRSHTGEKPFECNECGKAFSHKSALTLHQRTHTGEKPYQCNACGKTFYQKSDLTKHQRTHTGQKPYECYECGKSFCMNSHLTVHQRTHTGEKPFECLECGKSFCQKSHLTQHQRTHIGDKPYECNACGKTFYHKSVLTRHQIIHTGLKPYECYECGKTFCLKSDLTVHQRTHTGEKPFACPECGKFFSHKSTLSQHYRTHTGEKPYECHECGKIFYNKSYLTKHNRTHTGEKPYECNECGKTFCQKSQLTQHQRIHIGEKPYECNECGKAFCHKSALIVHQRTHTQEKPYKCNECGKSFCVKSGLILHERKHTGEKPYECNECGKSFSHKSSLTVHHRAHTGEKSCQCNECGKIFYRKSDLAKHQRSHTGEKPYECNTCRKTFSQKSNLIVHQRTHIGEKPYE; encoded by the exons GTAGATCAGAAGTTCCAGGGGTCAGTATCATTTAAAGATGTGACTGTGGGCTTCACCCAGGAGGAGTGGCAGCACCTGGACCCTAGTCAGAGGGCTCTGTATAGAGATGTGATGCTGGAGAACTACAGCAACCTTGTCTCAGTGG GGTATTGTGCTCACAAACCAGAGGTGATCTTCAGGCTGGAACAAGGAGAAGAACCATGGAGACTGGAGGAAGAATTCCCAAGCCAGAGCTTTCCAG aagTCTGGACAGCTGATCACCTGAAAGAGAGGAGCCAAGAAAATCAATCTAAACATTTGTGGGAAGTTGTATTCATCAATAATGAAATGCTGACTAAGGAACAAGGTAATGTAATAGGAATACCATTTAACATGGACATAAGTTCTTTTCCTTCCAGAAAAATGTTCTGTCAGTATGACTCATGTGGAATGAGTTTCAACACTGTTTCAGAATTGGTTATCAGTAAGATAAACTATTTAGGAAAAAAGTCTGACGAATTTAATGCGTGTGGGAAATTGTTACTCAATATTAAGCATGATGAAACTCATACTCGAGAGAAAAATGAAGTtttgaaaaataggaacactctgAGTCATCGTGAGAACACTTTGCAGCATGAGAAGATTCAAACTTTAGAGCACAATTTTGAATACAGTATATGTCAGGAAACCCTCCTTGAAAAGGCAGTATTCAATACACGGAAGAGAGAGAATGCAGAAGAGAATAACTGTGACTATAATGAATTTGGGAGAACTTTCTGTGATAGTTCATCCCTCTTGTTCCATCAGATACCTCCATCAAAGGACAGTCACTGTGAATTTAGTGATTGTGAGAAGTTCTTATGTGTGAAGTCCACCCTTTCTAAACATGATGGGGTACCTGTGAAACACTATGATTGTGGTGAAAGTGGGAATAATTTCAGGAGGAAATTGTGTCTGTCACAGCTTCAGAGAGATGATAAAGGAGAGAAACACtttgaatgtaatgaatgtgggaaagctttcTGGGAGAAGTCACATCTCACTCGACATCAGAGGGTGCACACAGGAGAGAAACGCTTTCAATGTAATCAATGTGGAAAAACTTTCTGGGAGAAGTCAAACCTCACTAAACATCAGAGATCACACACAGGGGAGAAACCTTTTGAatgcaatgaatgtgggaaagcctttagccATAAGTCAGCCCTCACATTACACCAGAGAACACATACAGGGGAGAAACCCTATCAATGTAATGCATGTGGGAAAACTTTTTACCAGAAATCTGACCTCACTAAACATCAGAGAACACACACAGGGCAGAAACCCTATGAGTGTTATGAATGTGGAAAATCCTTCTGTATGAATTCACACCTTACAGTACACCAGAGAACTCACACAGGTGAGAAACCTTTTGAATGTCTTGAGTGTGGGAAATCCTTTTGtcaaaagtcacatcttacacagCATCAGAGAACTCACATAGGAGATAAACCTTATGAATGTAATGCATGTGGGAAAACTTTCTACCACAAGTCAGTACTCACCAGGCATCAGATAATTCATACAGGGTTGAAACCTTATGAATGTTATGAATGTGGGAAAACCTTCTGCTTGAAGTCAGACCTCACAGTACATCAGAGAACGCACACAGGGGAGAAACCCTTTGCATGTCCTGAATGTGGGAAATTCTTTAGCCATAAGTCAACCCTCTCTCAACATTATAGAACACACACAggggagaaaccctatgaatgtcaTGAATGTGGAAAAATCTTTTACAATAAATCATACCTAACGAAACATAATAGAACACATACAggggagaaaccctatgaatgtaatgaatgtggaaaaaccTTCTGCCAGAAGTCACAACTCACTCAGCATCAGAGAATTCACATAggggagaaaccctatgaatgtaatgaGTGTGGAAAAGCTTTCTGCCATAAGTCAGCTCTAATTGTACATCAGAGAACCCATACACAAGAAAAGCCTTATAAATGTAACGAATGTGGAAAATCTTTCTGTGTGAAGTCAGGACTTATTTTACATGAGAGAAAGCACACGggggagaaaccctatgaatgcaatgaatgtgggaaaTCCTTTAGTCACAAATCATCACTCACAGTACATCACAGGGCTCACACAGGAGAGAAATCTTGTCagtgtaatgaatgtggaaaaatCTTTTACCGTAAATCAGACCTTGCTAAACATCAGAGATCACATACAGGGGAAAAGCCCTATGAATGTAACACATGCAGGAAAACTTTCTCTCAAAAGTCAAATCTCATTGTACATCAGAGAACACACATAGGAGAAAAACCTTATGAATGA